Proteins from a single region of Synechococcus sp. WH 8109:
- a CDS encoding DUF3143 domain-containing protein encodes MAALPPESTPLNQHSLPALEAWLQQLGAVRMDDTPCQWMLERSEWRALLLLEREDLKVIWHPGSLEAMVQCSLPYGLSRADVEAAIQAGP; translated from the coding sequence ATGGCCGCCCTGCCCCCGGAGAGCACCCCGCTGAATCAGCACTCTCTCCCGGCGCTTGAGGCCTGGCTCCAGCAGCTGGGTGCCGTCCGCATGGACGACACCCCCTGCCAGTGGATGCTCGAGCGTTCTGAATGGAGAGCACTGTTGCTGCTGGAACGGGAGGACCTCAAAGTGATCTGGCACCCGGGTTCCCTGGAGGCGATGGTGCAGTGTTCGCTGCCCTATGGCCTCTCCAGGGCCGATGTCGAGGCGGCGATTCAGGCGGGGCCCTGA
- a CDS encoding DnaJ domain-containing protein, translated as MKDRPSPVSEARPSHHERLGVRPGVDAETLRQAFRRQSKALHPDTTQLPPEQASIAFQQLKESYDVLLRQSQATLSLGAQAPSSPSPLQRQSRPDAWQGIGQRRPLSGGEWFSLVLLTIALLLSLVLGLGVALAQGRDWQVSPSWLADEQTQNTSVRSQFDGRPAPGEHPAESALSPGA; from the coding sequence ATGAAGGACCGACCGTCCCCTGTGTCCGAAGCCCGCCCCAGCCATCACGAACGGCTTGGCGTGCGTCCCGGGGTTGACGCTGAAACCTTGCGCCAGGCTTTTCGACGCCAGTCCAAGGCCTTGCATCCCGACACCACGCAACTGCCGCCGGAGCAGGCCAGCATTGCTTTTCAGCAGCTCAAGGAGTCCTACGACGTTCTGTTGCGCCAGAGCCAAGCAACCCTCAGTCTTGGCGCCCAGGCGCCGTCATCGCCCTCGCCCCTGCAGCGTCAGTCCCGCCCGGATGCCTGGCAGGGCATTGGTCAACGGAGGCCCCTCTCCGGTGGCGAATGGTTCTCGCTGGTGCTGTTGACCATCGCGCTGTTGCTCAGCCTGGTGCTGGGGTTGGGGGTGGCTCTTGCCCAGGGTCGCGATTGGCAGGTGTCGCCGAGTTGGCTGGCGGATGAGCAGACTCAGAACACATCCGTGCGTTCGCAATTTGATGGCCGCCCTGCCCCCGGAGAGCACCCCGCTGAATCAGCACTCTCTCCCGGCGCTTGA
- the rsmG gene encoding 16S rRNA (guanine(527)-N(7))-methyltransferase RsmG: protein MAATAPEPAFWDALGWQPSRAQRDQLVELQGLLHSWNERVNLTRLVNGDDFWIGQVFDSLWPLAGELQSADEPQNWIDVGTGGGFPGLAIAIALPQAQVTLLDSVGRKTAAVEAMASSLGLADRVRVRTERIETTGRDRHFRGSFDRAVARAVAAAPVVAEYLVPLLKSDGLALLYRGQWTDSDAVPLNRALRLLKARLIEVQHRQLPGDRGTRHLLRVQPNAPCPRSYPRAVGTPSRDPLGN, encoded by the coding sequence ATGGCCGCCACCGCGCCTGAACCGGCGTTCTGGGACGCCCTGGGATGGCAGCCATCGCGGGCGCAGCGCGACCAGCTGGTGGAGCTTCAGGGCCTGCTGCATAGCTGGAATGAACGGGTCAACCTGACGCGCCTGGTAAACGGCGACGATTTCTGGATTGGTCAGGTCTTCGACAGCCTCTGGCCGCTGGCGGGGGAACTCCAGTCAGCGGACGAGCCGCAGAACTGGATTGATGTGGGAACCGGGGGAGGCTTCCCCGGCCTCGCCATCGCTATTGCCCTTCCCCAGGCACAGGTAACCCTGCTGGATTCCGTCGGGCGCAAGACCGCCGCCGTGGAGGCCATGGCCAGCAGCCTGGGACTTGCCGATCGGGTGCGGGTCCGCACCGAGCGGATCGAAACAACAGGGCGCGATCGCCACTTCCGCGGCAGCTTCGATCGGGCCGTGGCCCGGGCTGTAGCAGCCGCTCCTGTGGTGGCCGAATACCTCGTGCCCTTGCTGAAAAGCGACGGCCTGGCCCTGCTGTATCGGGGCCAGTGGACTGACAGCGATGCCGTGCCGTTGAACAGGGCCCTGCGCCTGCTGAAAGCCCGTCTGATCGAGGTGCAGCACCGACAACTGCCCGGTGATCGCGGCACGCGTCACCTTCTGCGGGTGCAACCGAACGCCCCCTGCCCCCGCAGCTACCCAAGGGCCGTGGGAACGCCCAGCCGGGACCCTCTTGGGAACTAA
- a CDS encoding aldo/keto reductase: MALPTRRFGRTELEIPLLSLGGMRFQQSWTDLPADQITSASQTQLEATLKRAVDLGFHHVETARHYGSSERQLGWALPRTPDPSRLLQSKVPPRPDPAAFEAELELSFERLGCDRLDLLAIHGINLPEHLEQTLQPGGCMEVVRRWQAKGRIGHVGFSTHGPTALIAEACDSGAFDYVNLHWYYIRQDNGPALDAARRQDMGVFIISPTDKGGHLHTPSQRLLELCSPLHPIVFNDLFCLQDPRVHTISVGAARPEDLELHLEALRLLPEAASLIAPVDQRLRQAADESLGHDWMASWSVGLPPWHATPGEINLPVLLWLYNLLEAWDLESYAKARYGLLGSGGHWFSGANADGFDREVSAEELQSVLQESPWRERIPEILRSLKQRLKGESQMRLSSV; encoded by the coding sequence ATGGCGCTCCCCACCCGCCGATTCGGCCGCACGGAGCTTGAAATCCCCCTGTTGTCTCTCGGGGGAATGCGCTTTCAGCAGAGCTGGACCGACCTTCCTGCCGATCAGATCACGTCTGCGTCGCAGACCCAGCTCGAGGCGACCCTGAAGCGCGCGGTAGATCTGGGCTTTCACCACGTGGAAACGGCGCGGCACTACGGCAGCTCCGAGCGTCAGCTGGGTTGGGCCCTCCCGCGCACACCCGACCCTTCCCGTCTGCTGCAGAGCAAGGTGCCTCCCCGGCCCGATCCCGCCGCCTTCGAGGCGGAGCTGGAGCTCAGTTTTGAGCGGTTGGGCTGTGATCGCCTGGATTTACTGGCCATCCATGGCATCAACCTGCCGGAGCATCTCGAGCAGACCCTTCAGCCCGGGGGTTGCATGGAGGTGGTGCGCCGCTGGCAGGCGAAGGGCCGCATTGGTCATGTGGGCTTCTCCACCCATGGCCCCACAGCCTTGATCGCAGAGGCCTGCGACTCCGGTGCCTTCGATTACGTGAATCTGCACTGGTATTACATCCGCCAGGACAACGGTCCCGCTTTGGATGCGGCCCGCCGTCAGGACATGGGGGTGTTCATCATCAGTCCCACCGACAAAGGCGGTCATCTGCACACCCCATCTCAACGGCTGTTGGAGCTGTGTTCACCGCTGCATCCCATCGTCTTCAACGACCTGTTCTGTCTCCAGGATCCGCGGGTTCATACCATCAGCGTGGGAGCGGCCCGGCCGGAGGATCTCGAGCTTCACCTTGAGGCGTTGCGCCTGCTGCCGGAGGCAGCGTCCTTGATTGCTCCTGTGGATCAGCGGCTTCGGCAAGCGGCCGATGAATCATTGGGTCATGACTGGATGGCTTCCTGGTCCGTCGGGCTGCCGCCTTGGCATGCGACGCCCGGGGAGATCAACCTGCCGGTGTTGCTTTGGTTGTACAACCTGCTGGAGGCATGGGATCTCGAGAGTTACGCCAAGGCCCGCTATGGGTTGTTGGGCTCCGGCGGCCACTGGTTTTCCGGGGCCAATGCCGATGGCTTTGATAGGGAGGTCAGTGCCGAAGAGCTGCAGAGCGTGCTGCAGGAGAGCCCATGGCGTGAGCGCATCCCAGAGATTCTGCGTAGCCTCAAGCAGCGGCTCAAGGGCGAATCCCAGATGCGCTTGTCGAGTGTCTGA
- a CDS encoding ferredoxin — protein MADPSSHAFSAPARPQEQATGREPLLGGDMRDQAVWVDEAVCIGCRYCAHVAANTFVVEPQLGRSRAIRQDGDSTECIQEAIDTCPVDCIHWVPFESLETLRQNLIHQNLQPRPQG, from the coding sequence CTGGCTGATCCTTCGTCTCACGCCTTTTCTGCCCCTGCTCGGCCGCAAGAACAGGCCACCGGGAGGGAACCCCTGCTCGGGGGTGACATGCGCGATCAGGCTGTCTGGGTGGATGAAGCGGTTTGTATCGGTTGCCGCTACTGCGCCCACGTGGCCGCCAACACCTTTGTTGTAGAGCCCCAGCTGGGACGCTCAAGGGCCATCCGACAGGACGGTGACTCCACCGAGTGCATTCAGGAGGCCATCGACACCTGTCCTGTGGATTGCATTCACTGGGTTCCCTTTGAATCGTTGGAAACGCTGCGGCAAAACCTGATTCACCAGAATCTGCAACCGCGTCCCCAGGGTTGA
- a CDS encoding DUF1257 domain-containing protein: MSHFSTVKTELRQLEPLVKALEDMGYAPDQGERPVRGYRGQTVTADLAIAVQEGGDIGFRWNSTSESYELVTDLDLWKQQIPVERFLSKLTQRYALNTVLAATTKEGFQVAEQTQTEDGSIELVVTRWDA; the protein is encoded by the coding sequence ATGTCGCATTTCAGCACCGTCAAAACCGAACTGCGTCAGCTGGAGCCATTGGTGAAAGCCCTGGAAGACATGGGCTATGCACCTGATCAGGGTGAGCGTCCCGTGCGCGGCTACCGCGGTCAGACCGTCACCGCTGACCTGGCCATCGCCGTGCAGGAGGGTGGTGATATCGGCTTCCGCTGGAACAGCACATCGGAGTCCTATGAGCTGGTCACCGACCTCGATCTGTGGAAGCAACAGATCCCCGTGGAACGTTTTCTCTCCAAACTCACTCAGCGCTACGCCCTGAACACGGTTCTGGCTGCCACCACCAAGGAAGGATTTCAGGTTGCCGAGCAGACCCAAACCGAGGATGGCTCGATCGAACTCGTGGTGACCCGCTGGGACGCCTGA
- a CDS encoding DUF2997 domain-containing protein — protein MPQKTIRFTIRPDGRVEEQVEGVAGEACQQLTEEVEAALGTVERQESTSEAFLQPEVQSQSLPAHLN, from the coding sequence ATGCCCCAAAAGACCATTCGCTTCACCATCCGGCCTGATGGCCGTGTGGAAGAGCAGGTCGAGGGTGTTGCAGGGGAAGCGTGCCAGCAGCTCACTGAAGAAGTGGAAGCTGCTCTTGGAACGGTTGAACGTCAGGAGTCCACATCCGAAGCGTTTCTGCAGCCTGAGGTCCAGTCCCAGTCTCTTCCCGCTCATTTGAACTGA
- a CDS encoding HEAT repeat domain-containing protein, which produces MTDDRSQQKDQGLSSLSVDPDLLARELAAEDDVDPLDAIQLDDAEQDSSLKIARACDQGLVWLRGNHGERLQGLQVFCEHRDPRSIALLLPLLQNSCPVERMSAVYALGRNPSPPAVEPLLQLLQLDANAYVRKAAAWSLGNFPDAPVLNPLIRALQTDVAAVRLWCPGSLAEAGSRSPVKADPAAGQLLVSLRIDSEAVVRSNCIWALGRLMDQLVQPRQAEIVEALVSALLHDGEISVRDEARTALEQLEDPLVLERLQALINDGFIL; this is translated from the coding sequence ATGACTGACGACCGCAGCCAACAGAAGGACCAGGGGCTGTCCAGCCTTTCTGTGGATCCTGATCTGCTGGCGCGTGAGCTGGCGGCGGAAGACGACGTTGATCCGCTTGATGCGATCCAGCTCGATGACGCCGAGCAGGATTCCTCTCTGAAGATTGCCCGGGCCTGTGACCAGGGTTTGGTCTGGTTGCGTGGCAACCATGGAGAACGGCTGCAGGGCCTGCAGGTGTTCTGTGAACACCGTGATCCCCGGTCGATTGCCCTGCTGCTGCCCTTGCTCCAGAACTCCTGTCCGGTGGAGCGGATGAGTGCTGTTTACGCCTTGGGCCGCAATCCATCGCCGCCGGCTGTTGAGCCGTTGTTGCAGCTGCTGCAGCTCGATGCCAATGCCTACGTCCGCAAGGCTGCGGCCTGGAGCCTGGGCAACTTCCCCGATGCTCCGGTGCTCAATCCGTTGATCCGGGCGCTGCAGACGGATGTCGCAGCAGTGCGCCTCTGGTGTCCAGGTTCCCTGGCGGAGGCCGGCAGCCGTTCCCCGGTCAAGGCCGACCCCGCGGCGGGGCAATTGCTGGTGAGTTTGCGCATCGATAGTGAAGCGGTGGTGCGCAGCAACTGCATCTGGGCTTTGGGCCGTTTGATGGATCAGCTGGTGCAGCCGCGGCAAGCTGAGATCGTTGAGGCTTTGGTGAGTGCCCTGCTCCATGACGGAGAGATCTCCGTGCGCGATGAGGCCAGAACCGCCCTCGAGCAGCTGGAGGATCCGCTGGTGCTGGAACGCCTGCAGGCGTTGATCAACGACGGTTTCATCCTGTAA
- a CDS encoding sodium:solute symporter family protein, producing the protein MTAIDWLLLAAYLVLTLVLGLWLARRNSGEADYFVAGRRLNGWLAGASMAATTFSIDTPLYVAGLVGARGLAGNWEWWSFGLAHVAMAVVFAPLWRRSGVLTDAAFTELRYGGAAAAWLRGIKAFLLAVPVNCIGIGYAFLALRKVVEALGLVSGQPAALGLTDTVWLLMVVALLVMSYTVAGGLWAVVVTDLVQLVLALAGALAVAAAALHASGGMTALLEQLQALQRPELLSLVPWTWDDSGFRWLQGSGISIPMFTAYIAVQWWSFRRSDGGGEFIQRMLATRDEQQARLAGWVFLVVNYLVRSWLWIVVALAALVLLPAGADLELGYPALAVQLLPPVALGLVVISLVAAFMSTVSTSVNWGASYLTHDLYQRFVRPSAGPRELLLVGQLTTVLLLVLGVITALISDSIGTVFRLVIAIGSGPGVVLVLRWFWWRVNAAAELSAMLCGFFIGLFTSVVPLVRIEDYGVRIAVITGLSAVVWLAVMLCTPPESDAVLERFVRTVRPPGPGWSRLRQRFGVMPMESLPAMLRRFVLACGVLFGGLLGTGGFLLHQQWSGWIGLSVLILSIWQLRRRVAAVPS; encoded by the coding sequence ATGACAGCGATCGATTGGCTGCTTCTCGCTGCTTACCTCGTTCTCACCCTGGTGTTGGGGTTGTGGCTGGCCCGTCGCAACAGCGGCGAGGCGGATTATTTCGTGGCAGGCCGCCGTCTCAACGGTTGGTTGGCCGGCGCCTCGATGGCGGCCACCACCTTCTCCATCGATACGCCGCTCTACGTCGCCGGCCTGGTGGGTGCCCGCGGCCTGGCGGGCAACTGGGAGTGGTGGAGCTTTGGTTTGGCCCACGTGGCCATGGCCGTTGTCTTCGCACCCCTCTGGCGCCGCAGCGGTGTGCTCACGGACGCCGCCTTCACCGAGCTGCGCTACGGCGGAGCGGCGGCGGCTTGGTTGCGCGGCATCAAGGCTTTTCTGCTGGCAGTTCCGGTGAACTGCATCGGCATCGGCTATGCCTTCCTTGCCCTCCGCAAGGTGGTGGAAGCGCTGGGGCTGGTGTCGGGGCAACCCGCTGCACTGGGACTGACGGACACGGTCTGGCTCTTGATGGTCGTGGCCCTGCTTGTGATGAGTTACACCGTGGCCGGTGGGCTCTGGGCCGTCGTGGTTACCGATCTGGTCCAGCTTGTGCTGGCCTTGGCAGGCGCCCTGGCCGTGGCCGCGGCTGCCCTCCATGCCTCAGGAGGGATGACAGCGCTGTTGGAGCAACTGCAGGCGCTGCAGCGGCCGGAGCTGCTGTCTCTGGTGCCCTGGACCTGGGATGACTCCGGCTTCCGCTGGTTGCAGGGCAGTGGCATCAGCATCCCGATGTTCACGGCCTACATCGCTGTGCAGTGGTGGAGTTTCCGCCGCAGTGATGGGGGTGGCGAGTTCATTCAGCGCATGCTGGCCACCCGCGATGAGCAGCAGGCGCGGCTGGCGGGGTGGGTGTTTCTGGTGGTGAATTACCTGGTGCGCAGCTGGCTCTGGATCGTGGTCGCGTTGGCGGCCCTAGTGCTGTTGCCGGCCGGAGCTGATCTTGAGCTCGGCTATCCCGCCCTGGCCGTGCAACTGCTGCCCCCGGTGGCGCTCGGCCTGGTGGTGATCTCTCTGGTGGCGGCGTTCATGAGCACCGTGAGCACTTCGGTGAACTGGGGAGCCAGCTACCTCACCCACGACCTCTATCAGCGCTTTGTTCGCCCCTCCGCTGGTCCGCGGGAGCTGTTGCTGGTGGGACAACTCACCACGGTTTTGCTGCTCGTTCTTGGGGTGATCACCGCTTTGATCAGCGACAGCATCGGCACGGTGTTTCGGCTGGTGATCGCGATCGGGTCAGGCCCCGGTGTGGTTCTGGTGCTGCGCTGGTTCTGGTGGCGCGTGAACGCCGCGGCGGAGCTGTCGGCGATGCTCTGCGGGTTCTTCATTGGGTTGTTCACCTCGGTGGTGCCCCTGGTTCGGATTGAGGATTACGGGGTTCGCATTGCGGTGATCACCGGCCTCTCCGCTGTGGTCTGGTTGGCGGTGATGCTTTGCACACCGCCGGAATCGGACGCTGTTTTGGAGCGGTTTGTGCGGACGGTGCGTCCTCCGGGCCCCGGTTGGTCACGCCTGCGCCAGCGCTTCGGCGTCATGCCGATGGAGTCGTTGCCCGCCATGCTGCGGCGCTTCGTGCTGGCCTGTGGTGTGTTGTTTGGCGGCCTGCTCGGCACCGGAGGCTTCCTGTTGCATCAACAGTGGAGTGGCTGGATTGGTCTGTCGGTGCTGATCCTTTCGATCTGGCAGCTGCGGCGGCGTGTCGCTGCCGTGCCCTCTTGA
- the rlmN gene encoding 23S rRNA (adenine(2503)-C(2))-methyltransferase RlmN, translated as MTQALLGRSAAELQDWAVAQGQKPFRGRQLHDWIYAKGARSLADITVFPKTWRAALLEGGIDVGRLKEVHRSVATDATTKLLLSTEDGETIETVGIPTDQRLTVCVSSQVGCPMACRFCATGKGGLQRSLQTHEIVDQVLSVREAMDRRPSHIVFMGMGEPLLNSSAVLEAIRCLNDDLGIGQRRITVSTVGVPKTLPQLAELAMQRLGRAQFTLAVSLHAPNQRLREELIPTAHAYPYDALLEDCRHYLDVTGRRVSFEYILLGELNDQPEHAAELADRVGGFQSHVNLIAYNPIEEEEFKRPTPQRIEVFRRVLERRGVAVSLRASRGLDQNAACGQLRRQQMAPNSSGS; from the coding sequence GTGACCCAGGCTCTGCTGGGTCGCAGCGCGGCCGAGCTGCAGGACTGGGCCGTCGCCCAGGGGCAAAAGCCTTTCCGCGGCCGCCAGCTCCATGACTGGATCTATGCCAAGGGGGCTCGATCCCTGGCCGACATCACGGTCTTCCCCAAGACCTGGCGTGCCGCCTTGTTGGAGGGCGGCATTGATGTGGGCCGGCTGAAGGAAGTGCATCGTTCGGTGGCCACGGATGCCACAACCAAATTGCTGCTCTCCACCGAGGACGGCGAAACCATTGAAACCGTCGGGATTCCCACCGACCAACGGCTCACCGTCTGTGTGTCCAGCCAGGTGGGTTGTCCCATGGCCTGCCGCTTCTGCGCCACCGGCAAAGGGGGGCTGCAGCGTTCACTTCAGACCCACGAAATTGTGGATCAGGTGCTGAGTGTGCGTGAGGCGATGGATCGCCGTCCCTCCCACATCGTGTTCATGGGCATGGGCGAGCCCCTGCTCAACAGCAGTGCTGTGCTGGAGGCGATCCGCTGCCTCAATGATGACCTCGGCATCGGCCAACGGCGCATCACCGTTAGCACGGTGGGTGTTCCGAAAACCTTGCCGCAACTTGCGGAACTGGCCATGCAGCGGCTGGGCCGCGCCCAGTTCACCCTGGCGGTGAGTCTCCATGCCCCCAACCAGCGTCTGCGCGAGGAGCTCATTCCCACAGCCCATGCCTACCCCTATGACGCTTTGCTCGAGGATTGCCGTCACTATCTGGATGTGACCGGTCGGCGGGTGAGTTTTGAGTACATCCTTCTCGGTGAACTCAACGATCAGCCCGAGCACGCCGCAGAGCTGGCGGATCGCGTTGGCGGTTTCCAGAGCCACGTGAACCTGATCGCCTACAACCCGATCGAGGAGGAGGAGTTCAAACGACCAACCCCGCAGCGGATCGAGGTGTTTCGTCGCGTTTTGGAACGACGTGGTGTTGCCGTGAGCCTCAGGGCCAGCCGGGGTCTCGATCAAAATGCGGCCTGCGGTCAGCTCCGGCGTCAGCAGATGGCCCCCAACTCCTCCGGCAGCTGA